The following are from one region of the Stanieria sp. NIES-3757 genome:
- a CDS encoding halogenase — translation MIFNPKQFNNNLGKEYHVAVIGAGPQGVLYASWLKQTRPDLRVIILEREVTPKYKIGESTLSGFCKALRSVGISQQVLESLFFPKNGLGFFHIDESVQNVVAASEYILETFDETFQVERRILDGLLIANARRLGVEVIQGARVELSSSHLSDLDNLITYRYNQENYELKCKLVVDASGPASIIAKHFDLYTKEDVLFQNNAVWGYFKNVNRLGNRQNWFNLSQFDRDEYTQHFCFREGWMWYIPIVSWEELENDNLNSMFDHLLNSEQVVPTKKDLSARYGCPEEDIVSIGLVLRQDRDDQFRQGRQVAFNHYLEKYPAIKQMLEGAELISDLYETQQPLKARANIRGYAKQIVGDGWLSIGEAAFFVDPLISPGLTSGVATAYFAAQTTLNAFNNNNFSRQALIEYEHFAYKLYEALERDNQLVYMSFNHPKAIKLIQRFQEIDARRHFNQHNSSDYTLADTNVWGILNPVYQSLQKQLWQIMRQAELKVGKEKNIEVQSLEDYEFMVEQITNYLSNYLNNHLELNPYITQNQPNHQLETEFAYLNSLSCLS, via the coding sequence ATGATTTTCAATCCAAAACAATTCAATAACAATCTGGGCAAAGAATATCATGTTGCAGTTATCGGCGCGGGTCCTCAAGGTGTTCTTTACGCTTCATGGCTAAAACAAACACGTCCGGATTTGCGAGTCATTATTCTAGAAAGAGAAGTAACACCAAAATATAAAATTGGCGAAAGTACACTTTCAGGCTTTTGTAAAGCACTCCGTTCAGTAGGAATCTCGCAGCAAGTTTTGGAATCACTCTTTTTTCCTAAAAACGGGTTAGGCTTTTTTCATATCGACGAATCAGTTCAAAATGTTGTTGCAGCATCGGAATACATTTTAGAGACTTTTGATGAAACTTTTCAGGTTGAGCGCCGTATCCTCGATGGTTTGTTAATTGCTAATGCTCGTCGTTTAGGGGTAGAGGTTATTCAAGGTGCGCGAGTAGAGCTTTCATCGTCCCATTTAAGCGATCTCGATAATCTAATTACTTATCGTTATAATCAAGAAAACTACGAACTCAAATGCAAATTAGTTGTTGATGCGAGTGGCCCTGCTAGTATTATTGCTAAACATTTCGATCTTTATACGAAAGAAGATGTTCTGTTTCAAAATAATGCTGTTTGGGGCTATTTTAAAAATGTAAATCGCCTCGGTAATCGTCAAAATTGGTTCAATTTGTCTCAGTTTGACCGCGATGAATATACACAGCATTTCTGTTTTCGCGAAGGTTGGATGTGGTACATTCCGATTGTCTCTTGGGAAGAACTAGAAAATGACAACCTCAATTCGATGTTCGATCATCTTCTTAATTCAGAACAAGTAGTGCCGACGAAAAAAGACCTATCTGCTCGTTATGGCTGTCCAGAAGAAGATATCGTAAGTATTGGTTTGGTATTACGACAAGACCGAGATGATCAGTTCCGTCAGGGTCGGCAAGTAGCTTTTAATCATTATCTTGAAAAATATCCTGCCATAAAGCAAATGCTAGAAGGTGCAGAATTAATTTCGGATCTTTATGAGACTCAACAACCTCTCAAAGCTCGTGCCAATATTCGTGGTTATGCCAAACAGATTGTAGGAGACGGTTGGCTTAGTATTGGTGAAGCTGCTTTTTTTGTCGATCCTTTAATTTCTCCAGGTTTAACTAGTGGTGTTGCTACAGCTTATTTCGCAGCCCAAACCACTCTCAATGCTTTTAATAATAATAATTTTTCTCGTCAGGCTTTGATTGAATACGAGCATTTTGCTTACAAACTATATGAAGCTTTAGAGCGTGACAATCAGCTAGTGTATATGTCATTTAATCACCCTAAAGCGATCAAACTGATTCAGCGTTTCCAAGAAATCGATGCTCGTCGTCACTTTAATCAGCATAATTCTTCGGATTACACTTTGGCAGATACCAATGTTTGGGGAATTCTCAATCCAGTTTATCAATCTTTACAAAAACAGCTTTGGCAGATTATGCGTCAAGCAGAATTAAAAGTAGGGAAGGAGAAAAATATCGAAGTACAATCCCTAGAAGATTACGAGTTCATGGTTGAGCAAATTACAAACTATTTATCTAATTATTTAAATAATCACTTGGAATTAAATCCTTATATAACTCAAAATCAACCAAACCATCAATTAGAAACAGAATTTGCTTACCTTAATAGCCTATCTTGTTTGAGTTAA
- a CDS encoding response regulator receiver modulated diguanylate cyclase/phosphodiesterase with PAS/PAC sensor, whose product MLSGSQLQFNNNQFQAILDGLSTQVAILDQTGKIVATNQAWKSNLGVGLLVRNASVGENYLKLSQSINNIDQVQLVVEAIEEIINNQREEFKLEYSRDRHNQKNWFIINLKKLPDGDFNKILISQENITEYKQMESSLRSVAEGTAYTTGQDFFYSLVYHLTRALSVDYAFVTECLEQSNPPRVSTLAFWCKQYFGHNFEYSLANTPCQKVINGLPCLYPSNLQQIFPFDLDLVKYRAESYVGVPLINSSGKILGHLAVISEHPIEDGSLKLSILEIFAARATAELERKRAEEQLIYDALHDGLTGLPNRNLFSEHLNRVLKKHQRNPENQFAVLFLDLDRFKVVNDSLGHTIGDQLLIQMGKRIQACLRSSDLLARLGGDEFAILLEGINTIKDATKFAKRIQKSLTLPFWVGSNEVFTSASIGIAFSDLNSNSSEELLRNADIAMYKAKALGKSRHELFNETLHIEVVNRLQLETDFRRALDKGELQLHYQPIISLSNQKVIGFEALVRWHHPKRGYVCPEKFISLAEETGMVIPLGWWVLQEACYQLREWQINFNNPNLTVGVNFSQKQLSQTNLVDSLLQILEATGLEAKSLKLEITESMLMDDIKATMKTLSRLKAVGIQLHLDDFGTGYSSLSYLHSLPIDALKIDRSFIKNIDQEGKNSKIVEAIVMMAKSLELKVIAEGIETPIQLAKLQKLQCPYGQGYLFSRPLSPQVLQSYLNR is encoded by the coding sequence ATGTTGTCAGGAAGCCAACTTCAGTTCAACAATAATCAATTTCAAGCGATTTTGGATGGTTTATCGACTCAGGTTGCCATACTCGATCAAACTGGCAAAATTGTGGCTACTAATCAAGCCTGGAAAAGCAATTTAGGTGTAGGTTTATTAGTCAGAAATGCTTCTGTAGGTGAGAATTATTTAAAGTTGTCTCAGTCAATCAACAACATAGATCAAGTCCAATTAGTAGTTGAAGCCATTGAAGAAATTATTAATAATCAGAGAGAAGAATTTAAACTAGAGTACTCTCGCGATCGCCATAATCAAAAAAATTGGTTTATTATTAATCTAAAAAAACTTCCCGACGGTGACTTCAACAAAATCTTAATTAGTCAGGAAAATATTACAGAGTACAAGCAAATGGAATCATCTTTGCGCTCTGTTGCTGAAGGAACTGCTTATACAACGGGTCAAGATTTTTTTTATTCTTTGGTCTATCATTTAACTCGCGCTCTGTCGGTTGATTATGCCTTTGTCACAGAATGTTTAGAGCAAAGCAATCCTCCGCGAGTTAGCACTTTAGCATTTTGGTGTAAACAATATTTTGGTCACAACTTTGAATATTCCCTTGCTAATACACCTTGTCAGAAAGTAATTAATGGATTGCCTTGTCTTTATCCTAGTAATCTCCAACAAATTTTTCCTTTCGATTTAGATTTAGTTAAATACAGAGCAGAAAGTTATGTTGGCGTTCCTTTAATTAACTCATCTGGTAAAATTTTGGGACATTTAGCCGTTATTAGCGAGCATCCTATCGAAGATGGTTCTCTCAAACTTTCAATCTTAGAAATATTTGCTGCCAGAGCTACAGCAGAACTAGAACGCAAAAGAGCCGAAGAACAGCTAATTTATGATGCTTTACATGATGGGTTAACTGGTTTACCCAATCGTAATTTATTTAGTGAGCATCTCAATCGTGTCCTCAAAAAGCATCAGCGTAACCCCGAAAATCAATTTGCTGTGCTTTTCTTAGACCTAGATCGGTTCAAAGTCGTTAATGATAGTTTAGGACATACCATTGGCGATCAACTACTAATCCAGATGGGTAAAAGAATTCAAGCTTGTTTACGTAGTAGCGATCTTTTAGCCAGACTTGGAGGAGATGAATTTGCCATTCTTTTAGAAGGAATCAATACGATCAAAGATGCGACTAAGTTTGCCAAACGAATCCAAAAAAGTCTAACGCTACCATTTTGGGTTGGTTCAAACGAAGTATTTACTAGTGCCAGCATTGGAATTGCTTTCAGCGATCTTAATTCAAATTCTTCAGAAGAGTTATTACGCAATGCCGATATTGCGATGTATAAAGCCAAAGCGTTGGGCAAAAGTAGGCACGAGCTATTTAATGAAACCCTACATATTGAAGTAGTTAATCGTCTGCAATTAGAAACAGATTTCCGACGTGCCTTAGATAAAGGAGAATTACAACTGCACTATCAGCCGATTATATCTTTGAGCAACCAAAAAGTTATCGGTTTTGAAGCTTTAGTGCGATGGCATCATCCTAAAAGAGGTTATGTTTGTCCAGAAAAATTTATCTCTTTAGCTGAAGAAACGGGCATGGTTATTCCCCTTGGTTGGTGGGTTCTTCAAGAAGCATGTTATCAGTTACGGGAATGGCAGATCAATTTTAATAACCCAAACTTAACTGTAGGAGTTAATTTTTCTCAAAAGCAATTATCCCAAACTAATTTAGTAGATTCGTTACTTCAGATTCTTGAGGCAACTGGTTTAGAGGCTAAAAGTCTCAAGCTCGAAATTACTGAAAGTATGCTTATGGATGATATTAAAGCAACCATGAAAACTTTAAGCCGATTAAAAGCGGTTGGTATTCAACTACATTTAGATGATTTTGGCACGGGTTATTCTTCTCTTAGTTATCTTCACAGTTTGCCTATTGATGCGCTCAAAATCGATCGCTCTTTTATCAAAAACATTGACCAAGAAGGTAAAAACAGCAAAATCGTTGAAGCGATCGTCATGATGGCTAAGAGTTTAGAGCTAAAAGTAATTGCCGAAGGGATAGAAACTCCGATCCAATTGGCTAAATTACAAAAACTTCAATGTCCCTATGGGCAAGGATATCTATTTTCTCGTCCCCTTAGCCCTCAAGTACTTCAATCATATTTAAATCGTTAG
- the psaA gene encoding photosystem I P700 chlorophyll a apoprotein subunit Ia: protein MTISPQREEAKVKVTVDNDPVPTSFEKWGKPGHFDRTLARGPKTTTWIWNLHADAHDFDSHTSDLEDISRKIFSAHFGHLAVIFVWLSGMYFHGARFSNYEAWLANPTAIKPSAQVVWPVVGQGILNGDVGGGFHGIQITSGLFYLWRASGFTNGYQLYCTAIGGLVMAALMIFAGWFHYHKRAPKLEWFQNAESMMNHHLAGLLGCGSLGWAGHQIHVSLPINKLLDAGVAPSDIPLPHEFILDSSKMAELYPSFAQGLKPFFTLNWGVYSDFLTFKGGLNPVTGGLWLSDSAHHHLALAVLLIIAGHQYRTNWGIGHSMKEILENHRGPFTGKGHQGLYEILTTSWHAQLAINLALLGSLSIIVAHHMYAMPPYPYQAIDYATQLSLFTHHVWIGGFLIVGAGAHGAIFMVRDYDPAKNVDNLLDRVLRHRDAIISHLNWVCIFLGFHSFGLYVHNDTMRAFGRPQDMFSDTGIQLQPIFAQWVQNIHTLAPGGTAPTALEPASYAFGGDVIAVGGKVAMMPIALGTADFMVHHIHAFTIHVTVLILLKGVLFARSSRLIPDKMKLGFRFPCDGPGRGGTCQVSAWDHVFLGLFWMYNSISVVLFHFSWKMQSDVWGTVANDGTVSHVTNGNFAQSAITINGWLRDFLWAQASQVINSYGSALSAYGIMFLAGHFVFAFSLMFLFSGRGYWQELIESIVWAHNKLKVAPSIQPRALSITQGRAVGVAHYLLGGIVTTWAFFLARTISLG from the coding sequence ATGACAATCAGTCCTCAAAGAGAAGAGGCGAAAGTCAAAGTAACGGTTGATAACGATCCAGTACCTACTTCATTCGAGAAGTGGGGCAAACCTGGTCATTTTGATCGCACTCTGGCGAGAGGTCCCAAAACTACAACTTGGATTTGGAATCTCCACGCCGATGCACATGATTTTGACAGCCATACTAGCGATCTTGAAGATATTTCTCGGAAAATCTTCAGCGCACATTTTGGTCACTTAGCAGTTATCTTCGTTTGGTTAAGCGGTATGTACTTCCATGGTGCTCGCTTCTCCAACTACGAAGCTTGGTTAGCCAATCCCACCGCTATTAAGCCCAGCGCACAAGTTGTTTGGCCAGTTGTTGGTCAAGGAATTTTAAATGGCGATGTCGGTGGTGGTTTCCACGGAATCCAGATTACCTCTGGATTGTTCTATCTCTGGCGTGCCTCTGGATTTACTAATGGCTATCAGTTATACTGCACTGCCATTGGTGGTCTAGTTATGGCAGCCCTGATGATCTTTGCTGGTTGGTTCCACTATCATAAAAGAGCTCCTAAGCTTGAGTGGTTCCAAAATGCAGAATCAATGATGAACCACCATTTAGCTGGACTATTAGGTTGTGGTTCTCTTGGTTGGGCTGGTCATCAAATCCATGTATCTTTACCAATTAACAAGCTCTTAGATGCAGGTGTTGCTCCTAGCGACATCCCCTTGCCCCATGAGTTCATTCTCGATAGCAGCAAGATGGCAGAGCTATACCCCAGTTTTGCACAAGGTCTAAAACCTTTCTTTACCTTAAATTGGGGAGTATATTCTGACTTCTTGACCTTCAAAGGAGGATTGAACCCAGTAACTGGTGGTTTGTGGCTCTCCGATTCAGCGCATCACCATTTAGCGCTCGCTGTCCTCTTGATCATTGCTGGTCATCAGTACCGTACCAATTGGGGTATCGGTCACAGCATGAAAGAAATTCTGGAGAATCATCGCGGACCTTTCACTGGTAAAGGACATCAAGGACTCTATGAAATTTTGACTACTTCTTGGCATGCTCAACTAGCGATTAACCTAGCTTTACTCGGTTCTTTGAGCATTATTGTGGCGCATCACATGTACGCCATGCCTCCCTATCCCTATCAAGCGATCGATTATGCTACCCAGCTATCTTTATTTACTCACCACGTCTGGATTGGCGGTTTCTTGATTGTTGGAGCAGGCGCGCACGGTGCTATCTTCATGGTTCGCGATTACGATCCAGCTAAGAATGTTGATAATCTATTAGACCGAGTCCTTCGTCATAGAGATGCAATTATTTCCCATCTAAACTGGGTATGTATCTTCCTAGGCTTCCATAGCTTTGGACTTTATGTCCACAACGATACTATGCGTGCTTTTGGTCGCCCTCAAGATATGTTCTCTGATACAGGGATTCAGCTACAGCCAATCTTTGCTCAGTGGGTACAAAATATTCATACTTTAGCTCCAGGCGGAACTGCACCTACAGCTTTAGAACCAGCAAGTTATGCTTTTGGCGGTGATGTAATTGCAGTTGGTGGTAAAGTAGCGATGATGCCTATTGCTCTAGGCACAGCAGACTTTATGGTGCATCATATTCATGCTTTTACCATTCACGTAACTGTATTAATTCTGCTTAAAGGTGTTCTCTTTGCTCGGAGTTCTCGCTTGATTCCCGACAAGATGAAATTAGGTTTCCGCTTCCCTTGTGACGGACCTGGAAGGGGTGGTACTTGTCAAGTATCTGCTTGGGATCATGTTTTCTTAGGCTTATTCTGGATGTATAACTCCATCTCCGTTGTACTTTTCCACTTCAGTTGGAAAATGCAATCCGATGTCTGGGGTACAGTAGCAAATGATGGCACAGTTTCCCATGTTACCAATGGCAACTTTGCTCAAAGTGCAATTACCATTAATGGTTGGTTGCGCGACTTCCTTTGGGCTCAAGCCTCTCAGGTAATTAACTCCTACGGCTCAGCTTTGTCAGCCTATGGCATTATGTTCCTAGCTGGTCATTTCGTTTTTGCTTTTAGCTTAATGTTCCTCTTTAGTGGACGTGGTTATTGGCAAGAATTGATTGAATCAATTGTTTGGGCGCATAATAAACTTAAAGTAGCTCCATCAATTCAGCCTCGTGCTTTGAGTATTACTCAAGGTCGTGCAGTTGGAGTAGCTCACTATCTCCTAGGGGGAATTGTTACTACCTGGGCGTTCTTCCTGGCGAGGACTATTTCACTAGGATAA
- a CDS encoding hypothetical protein (domain of unknown function DUF1731): MKIAITGATGFVGSRLVERLNQGEHQILVFTRNPDKAKKVFPSSAFTKVEIVQYSPKQSGDWQKAIDGCDAVINLAGEPISERWTPQHKQEILESRKIGTQKIVEAIKQAEVKPQVLISGSAIGYYGTSETASFDENSSPGTDFLAEVCQAWEAEAQTVQEAGVRLVIVRVGIVLGNGGALGKMIGPFKMFAGGPIGTGRQWFSWIHREDLVNLIITALNNADMKGVYNATAPNPVRMAQFCQILGEVMNRPSWLPVPEFVLELLLGDGAKVVLEGQQVLPKQTQQLGFHYQYPELRSALKEVIASV, encoded by the coding sequence ATGAAAATAGCAATTACTGGAGCAACGGGATTTGTTGGTAGTCGTCTAGTCGAACGACTTAATCAAGGCGAACATCAAATTTTAGTTTTTACTCGTAATCCAGACAAAGCTAAAAAAGTTTTCCCCTCTTCTGCTTTTACCAAGGTAGAAATAGTTCAGTATAGTCCTAAACAATCTGGAGATTGGCAAAAAGCAATTGATGGTTGTGATGCAGTAATTAATTTAGCTGGCGAACCAATTTCCGAACGTTGGACACCGCAGCATAAGCAAGAAATCCTCGAAAGTCGCAAAATAGGAACGCAAAAAATAGTTGAAGCAATCAAACAAGCTGAAGTAAAACCGCAAGTTTTAATTAGTGGTTCGGCGATCGGTTACTATGGCACTAGTGAAACCGCTTCTTTTGATGAAAATAGCTCTCCAGGAACTGATTTTTTAGCTGAAGTTTGTCAAGCATGGGAAGCAGAAGCTCAAACAGTCCAAGAAGCAGGGGTAAGATTAGTTATTGTTCGTGTGGGCATTGTACTTGGTAATGGTGGTGCTTTAGGTAAAATGATTGGACCGTTTAAAATGTTTGCAGGTGGGCCAATTGGTACTGGCCGTCAATGGTTTTCTTGGATTCACCGCGAAGATTTAGTTAATTTGATTATTACTGCTTTGAATAATGCTGATATGAAGGGCGTATATAACGCTACTGCACCAAATCCTGTCCGCATGGCTCAATTTTGTCAGATTTTAGGAGAAGTGATGAATCGTCCCTCTTGGTTACCCGTTCCTGAATTTGTTTTAGAGTTATTGTTAGGAGATGGTGCCAAAGTAGTCTTAGAAGGACAACAGGTGTTACCCAAGCAAACTCAACAACTTGGATTTCACTATCAATATCCCGAACTTCGATCGGCTTTAAAAGAAGTTATTGCTTCAGTTTAG
- a CDS encoding peptidase U61 LD-carboxypeptidase A — MAKSNSYPCHLPPALKPGDRVTVIAPSGALKEFEALEQGLAIWRSRGYQIELGSNWNYRHGYLAGDDHQRREALAQAWSDRNCQAILCVRGGYGGARLLEDWDWNKNLPKQTKTKSALYNSKWLVGFSDVTSLLWSLATIGIGGVHAPVLTTLAKEPEWSVNRLFDCLEGRKLEPLQGQGWGGNQTTGILLPANLTVATHLLKTPIQPSFEGIILALEDVTEAPYRIDRMLTQWRLMKAFTGIKGIALGRFSRCDAPVGFNSWTVEEVLRDRLSDLNIPIVSDLPFGHDGVNAALPVGQLVNLDGEKGILSWC, encoded by the coding sequence ATGGCAAAATCGAACTCTTATCCTTGTCACCTTCCACCAGCTTTAAAACCAGGAGATCGAGTTACAGTAATTGCTCCTAGTGGTGCTTTAAAAGAGTTTGAAGCCTTAGAACAAGGATTAGCCATCTGGCGATCGCGGGGTTATCAAATCGAATTAGGTAGTAATTGGAATTATCGTCATGGTTATCTAGCAGGAGATGATCATCAACGCCGAGAAGCCTTAGCTCAAGCTTGGAGCGATCGCAATTGTCAAGCAATTCTTTGTGTTAGAGGAGGTTATGGTGGTGCCAGATTGTTGGAAGATTGGGATTGGAATAAAAATCTACCAAAACAAACCAAGACAAAATCTGCTTTATACAATAGTAAATGGTTAGTTGGCTTTTCAGACGTTACTAGTTTACTGTGGAGTTTAGCCACCATTGGCATTGGTGGAGTTCACGCTCCAGTTTTAACTACTTTAGCCAAGGAGCCAGAATGGTCAGTTAATAGGTTATTTGACTGTCTTGAAGGTCGTAAATTAGAACCATTACAAGGTCAAGGTTGGGGTGGTAATCAAACGACAGGTATTCTTTTACCGGCTAATCTTACTGTTGCCACCCATTTACTCAAAACTCCAATCCAACCATCCTTTGAAGGCATAATTTTGGCTTTAGAAGATGTAACCGAAGCTCCTTATCGTATTGATAGAATGTTAACCCAATGGAGATTAATGAAAGCATTCACAGGAATCAAAGGAATTGCTTTAGGACGTTTTAGTCGTTGTGATGCACCTGTAGGTTTTAATAGCTGGACTGTCGAAGAGGTATTACGCGATCGCTTGTCCGACTTAAACATTCCTATTGTTTCTGATTTACCTTTTGGACATGATGGAGTTAATGCTGCTTTACCTGTAGGGCAGCTAGTTAACCTTGATGGAGAAAAAGGGATTTTAAGTTGGTGTTGA
- a CDS encoding PUCC protein: MSPGNFSDPSSPAINPPIRQVGMLTVFRLGLFNLALGLMAVLTLAVLNRVMISELGIPATITAGTLAMSQFVAPARVWFGQLSDSKPILGRHRTGYVLLGAIVLSIAVFLAVQVVWQLGAIARANQGWLWNAQTIGWTGLLALIMAIYGLAVSSSSTPFTALLVDISDEDNRPKIVAVVWSMLMVGIVIGGITGSIILKQIEAGGVQAGQIPLENLQAPINSVFSFVPFLVIALALIATWRVERKYSRFSARSSANNREDSITLRQALKILTASPQTGIFFCFLALFTISLFMQEAVLEPYGGEVFGMSIADTTKLNSYWGIGILLGYGTTGFLIIPRLGKKRTTKIGCLLVAVCFGLIILSGFTQNEMILKMAMVLFGIAAGVATIGGISLMLDLTAAETAGTFIGAWGLAQAMSRALATVAGGVILDLGKAIFSVPVLAYGLVFAIQAVGMLLAIGLLNRVNVVEFQNTTRKAIATVMEGDLDG; the protein is encoded by the coding sequence ATGTCTCCAGGTAATTTTTCTGATCCTTCTTCACCAGCGATTAATCCTCCAATTCGCCAAGTAGGAATGCTAACTGTCTTTCGTCTTGGTTTATTTAATCTTGCTTTGGGATTAATGGCAGTTTTGACTTTAGCTGTGCTTAATCGAGTGATGATTAGCGAATTAGGTATTCCTGCTACTATTACTGCTGGAACTTTGGCAATGTCTCAATTTGTCGCGCCTGCTAGAGTTTGGTTTGGACAGTTATCTGATAGTAAGCCAATTTTGGGTAGACATCGTACGGGCTATGTTTTACTTGGTGCGATTGTATTGAGCATCGCAGTTTTTTTAGCAGTACAAGTAGTTTGGCAACTAGGAGCGATCGCTCGTGCTAATCAGGGCTGGCTTTGGAATGCTCAAACAATTGGCTGGACTGGATTATTGGCTTTGATTATGGCTATTTATGGATTGGCTGTCAGTTCTAGTTCAACTCCTTTTACTGCCCTACTAGTTGATATTTCTGATGAAGATAATCGCCCTAAAATTGTCGCGGTTGTTTGGTCAATGTTGATGGTAGGAATTGTAATTGGTGGTATTACTGGTAGTATTATTCTGAAACAAATTGAAGCGGGTGGGGTCCAAGCTGGTCAAATTCCTTTAGAAAATTTACAAGCTCCAATCAATTCTGTCTTTAGTTTTGTTCCTTTTTTGGTAATCGCTTTAGCTTTAATTGCGACTTGGCGAGTAGAACGAAAGTATTCAAGGTTTTCGGCTCGTTCTTCTGCTAATAATCGGGAAGATAGTATTACTTTAAGACAAGCTTTAAAAATTCTGACTGCTAGTCCTCAAACAGGAATATTTTTCTGCTTTTTGGCTTTATTTACCATCAGTTTATTTATGCAGGAAGCAGTTTTAGAACCCTATGGCGGTGAAGTTTTTGGGATGTCCATCGCCGATACGACTAAACTCAATTCTTATTGGGGAATTGGGATTCTGTTGGGTTATGGAACGACAGGTTTTTTAATTATTCCTCGCTTGGGTAAAAAACGAACTACCAAAATTGGTTGTCTTCTGGTGGCTGTTTGTTTTGGGTTAATTATTTTATCTGGTTTTACTCAAAACGAAATGATTCTCAAGATGGCGATGGTTTTATTTGGTATTGCAGCAGGAGTTGCTACCATCGGTGGAATAAGTTTAATGCTCGATTTAACCGCAGCCGAAACTGCTGGAACTTTTATCGGTGCTTGGGGATTAGCACAAGCGATGTCGAGAGCCTTAGCTACTGTTGCTGGTGGGGTAATTTTAGATTTGGGTAAAGCAATTTTTTCTGTTCCTGTCTTAGCTTATGGTTTAGTTTTTGCTATTCAAGCAGTAGGAATGCTCCTCGCGATTGGACTTTTAAACCGAGTTAACGTAGTTGAATTTCAAAATACAACCAGAAAAGCGATCGCAACTGTAATGGAAGGAGATTTGGATGGTTAG
- a CDS encoding SNARE associated Golgi protein has protein sequence MLIVTSQYFGITDSINEILQNTLNWIDNLGTVGIFAFILIYIIATILLISGAVLTLGAGFIFGVVRGSMIVSLASVLGATAAFLIGRYVARGWVAKQIERQPKFKAIDNAVAREGWKIVGLTRLSPIFPFVFLNYAFGVTQVSLRDYMLASWIGMLPGTIMYVYLGYLPKIAATGSGDFLKLILNIVGLIATVTVTIYVTKIAKQALDSQIAHNHSNTKINSESINDNEI, from the coding sequence ATGTTAATTGTTACTTCTCAATATTTTGGTATTACTGATTCTATTAATGAGATTTTACAAAATACCTTAAATTGGATTGATAACCTTGGAACAGTCGGGATATTTGCTTTTATTTTAATTTATATCATTGCTACTATTCTATTAATTTCGGGAGCAGTTTTAACTTTAGGTGCTGGGTTTATTTTTGGTGTTGTTCGAGGTTCTATGATAGTTTCTCTTGCTTCAGTGTTAGGCGCAACTGCTGCTTTTTTAATAGGAAGATATGTGGCAAGGGGATGGGTAGCTAAACAAATCGAAAGGCAACCTAAATTTAAAGCAATAGATAACGCAGTCGCTAGAGAAGGGTGGAAAATTGTAGGATTAACTAGATTATCGCCTATATTTCCTTTTGTATTTTTAAATTATGCGTTTGGGGTTACTCAAGTATCTTTAAGAGATTATATGTTGGCTTCTTGGATTGGGATGTTACCAGGCACGATTATGTATGTTTATCTTGGTTACTTACCCAAAATTGCTGCGACTGGAAGCGGAGATTTTCTGAAATTAATTTTAAATATTGTTGGTTTAATTGCAACTGTAACGGTAACCATTTATGTGACTAAAATTGCCAAACAAGCATTAGATAGTCAAATAGCTCATAATCATAGCAATACTAAGATTAATTCAGAATCTATTAATGACAACGAAATATAG